The sequence GAGCTAAAGCACTTTCACCCGGCGATGGGCTTACTGCCGCTCAATTTGCCGATGCGGTAGTGCAGGAACGAGCCTGGGAATTTGCCTGCGAGCGTACCCGTTGGTTTGACCTGATCCGGCTTGAAAAAGTGGAGGAAGCCAATGCCGCCAAAAGCCCCGACGATCTGCAACCGATCAAGCCAATCACCAAGGCAAATTACTGGTTTACGCTGCCTTATACGGATACATCGATCAACCCGAATTTGTAATAGTCTGTAATCTAGACCTATAAGGCTTCAAAACCTTATAGGTCTTCAGGTCTTCAAAACGCGAACGACGTTGAAAAAGGTAGCTATCGCTTCACTTGTATTTTTCAGTTTGTGTGGTAGCACCCTACCACAGGCAGAATGGCCACAGGCTGAGCTGTCGAATGGCGTCATTCAAACGACTCTGTACCTACCCGATAAACAACAGGGCTATTATCAGGGTACTCGATTCGATTGGTCAGGGGCCTTCAAAACGCTCACTTACAAAGGCCATAGTTTCGTTGATCAGTGGTTTGAAACCTATGACCCCAAACTGCATGATGCTATAAACGGGCCCGTTGAGGAATTTACTCCCCTGAACTACGCTGAAGCCAAACCCGGTGAAACGTTTGTAAAAATAGGCGTGGGATTACTCCGAAAAGCCGATGAAAAACCCTATGCTTTTGCCAGGTATTATGACGTAGCCGATTATGGGAACTGGAAGGTCAACCGACAGAAAGATCGGGTTGAGTTTACACACGAACTGACGGATCAAGCAGGCTACGGTTATGTCTACCGGAAAACGGTCAGGCTCGTTCAGGGAAAGCCGGAACTGGTGCTGGAGCATAGTCTCAAAAACACGGGTAAAAACCCGATAAAGACGAGCGTGTATGACCACAACTTTTTTGTAATGGATAAACAACCGACGGGTCCTGAAATCCAGGTTCAGTTTCCATTTGATGTAAAAGCAGAGGGAAAGGGCTTTGGGAGCGTTATTCTGGCCCAGGGTAAACAACTGAATTACGCCCGCGATCTGGAGAAAAAAGAACAAGTCTACAGTGCTGGTTTACAAGGCTTTACTTCTACTTCCAGTGCGTATGACATTCGGATCGAGAACCTAAAAACAGGAGCAGGTGTGCACATTACCAGCGATCAGCCCATGGAAAAATTAGTTTATTGGGCCTGCGCCACCACTTCCTGCCCAGAGCCATACATCCGGCTCGAAGCGGCTCCCGGTCAGGAAATAAAGTGGAAAATTGCGTACGAATTCTACGAAAAAACGAAATAGGTTTTTAGTCTACAGCAGACTGCCCACTGTAAACTGCCTGCTGTAGACTAAAAATAACTACTCTTTAACTGACTCAACCAACCAATGAATTTAGTGCTTAAATCCTTCTTCGGAATGCTGATTCTGGGAGGTACGTTACCCTTGTGCTGGGAAAAACAGGCAGAGAGCCTACAGCCTTCAAGTAACGACTGGCCAACCTACGGCGGAAATAGTGCAGGCAACCGATATTCTCCGTTAACCCAGATCAATAAAGAAAATGTAAAAAATCTGCGACTGGCCTGGTCGTACGAAACCGGCGATAATACCAATGCCAGTCAGCGCGGCATGGACATCCAGTGTCAGCCGATTGTGGTGGATGGTGTACTGTATGGTACGTCTCCACGGCTAAAACTGTTTGCGGTTGATGCCGCAACGGGTAAGCAGCTCTGGCAGTTTAATCCCTTTGCCGACCCCGATAAGAAGCCCCGGTTCCATCCGGTTCGGGGTGTTGTGTACTGGGCTGACGGATCGGATAAACGGATTTTATATTCCGTTGGAGCCTTTCTGTATGCCGTTAATGCAACAACGGGCAAGTTGATTGACAGTTTCGGCCAGAACGGCGCTGTCGATCTGCACGAAGGGCTTGGCGACAAGGAAACGCTGGGCTATGATGTGGCAAATTTTTCCATCCGATCCACAACACCGGGTGTCATCTACAAAGACTTACTCATAACCGGATCGGCTGTTTCGGAAGGGGGCGACGCTCCTCCGGGCTACATTCGTGCGTTCAACGTACGTACCGGCAAACTGGCCTGGGTGTTCCGCACAATTCCCTTACCCGGCGAATATGGCTATGAAACATGGGGCAAAGATTCATACAAAAGGCTAGGCGGTGCTAACTGCTGGGCCGGTATGGTCATCGATGAAAAACGAGGAGTCGTGTACGCAGGAACCGGTTCGCCTTCGGTCGATTTTTACGGCGGAGCCCGGCCTGGTCAAAACCTGTTTGCCAACTGCGTGATTGCCATCAATGCCCAGACAGGAAAACGCATCTGGCATTATCAGACCGTACATCATGATTTGTGGGACCGTGACCTCCCCTGCCAACCTAACCTCATAACGGTTAAGCACAACGGCAAAATGATCGACGCCGTAGCGCAGGCCACTAAAGATGGATACGTTTTTGTGTTCGATCGTGATACCGGGAAACCCCTTTTCCCGGTCAATGAAGTACCCGTTCCAACCTCACCCGCACTACCGGGAGAACAGCCGTGGCCTACGCAACCCATTCCGACAAAACCCGCTCCGTTTGTGCGGCAGGAATTAACCGAGGATGAGATTACGGTCCGCACTCCCGAAGCACATGCCTTTGTACTGGATCGTTTTAAAAACAGCCGACATGGGAGCAAATATATGCCACCTAGCGAAGAAGGATCGTTGTTTTTTGGCTTTGGCGGAGGAGCCGAATGGGGCGGCAATGCAGCCGATCCTGATGGAATCCTGTATCAGAATGCCAACACAATGCTCTGGTGGCTGAAAATGCGTGACCTCCGTGCACAGGCAAACGGAGCAGCTCTTACGCGGGGAGGCACATTGTTTGCGGCCAACTGTGCGGTTTGTCATGCAACAAGCGGCAAAACCACCGATGCGAGTAAAACGGCTCAGGCTTATCCTGATCTCACCGATGTGGGTAAGCGATTGTCAAAAGAGCAGATCAACAGTATTTTATCGACTGGGCGCGGGCGCATGCCCTCATTCGGCCACCTGGCCAAAGATGATCGCGATGCGCTGGTCAATTATTTGCTAAAACTGGATGCGAAACCGGCTTCAGCAAGTATGGCAACCAATGATCAGCATAGTTCGGTTGTAACGACGCCCGTTCCCGAAGGGGCTGATTTCCCTTACATTCCGCCTTATTTGAATAACGGCAACACACAGTTCCGGGATCAGGATAATTACCCAGCCATCAAACCGCCCTGGGGAACGCTCAACGCTATCGATCTAAATACGGGTGACTACCTCTGGCAGGTTCCGCTGGGCGAATTCCCTGAATTAAGCAAGAAAGGTGTTCCGCCCACGGGTACGGAAAATCACGGTGGCCCCATTGTAACGGCGGGGGGCCTGGTGTTCATAG comes from Spirosoma aureum and encodes:
- a CDS encoding outer membrane protein assembly factor BamB family protein; this encodes MNLVLKSFFGMLILGGTLPLCWEKQAESLQPSSNDWPTYGGNSAGNRYSPLTQINKENVKNLRLAWSYETGDNTNASQRGMDIQCQPIVVDGVLYGTSPRLKLFAVDAATGKQLWQFNPFADPDKKPRFHPVRGVVYWADGSDKRILYSVGAFLYAVNATTGKLIDSFGQNGAVDLHEGLGDKETLGYDVANFSIRSTTPGVIYKDLLITGSAVSEGGDAPPGYIRAFNVRTGKLAWVFRTIPLPGEYGYETWGKDSYKRLGGANCWAGMVIDEKRGVVYAGTGSPSVDFYGGARPGQNLFANCVIAINAQTGKRIWHYQTVHHDLWDRDLPCQPNLITVKHNGKMIDAVAQATKDGYVFVFDRDTGKPLFPVNEVPVPTSPALPGEQPWPTQPIPTKPAPFVRQELTEDEITVRTPEAHAFVLDRFKNSRHGSKYMPPSEEGSLFFGFGGGAEWGGNAADPDGILYQNANTMLWWLKMRDLRAQANGAALTRGGTLFAANCAVCHATSGKTTDASKTAQAYPDLTDVGKRLSKEQINSILSTGRGRMPSFGHLAKDDRDALVNYLLKLDAKPASASMATNDQHSSVVTTPVPEGADFPYIPPYLNNGNTQFRDQDNYPAIKPPWGTLNAIDLNTGDYLWQVPLGEFPELSKKGVPPTGTENHGGPIVTAGGLVFIAATYDEKLRAFDKKTGKIVWEYKLPAGGFATPITYMVNGKQYIAIAAGGTRYGLKPGGSYVAFALP